From Eptesicus fuscus isolate TK198812 chromosome 13, DD_ASM_mEF_20220401, whole genome shotgun sequence, the proteins below share one genomic window:
- the ALKBH3 gene encoding alpha-ketoglutarate-dependent dioxygenase alkB homolog 3 isoform X2, which yields MEDKRRRARVQGAWAGSAKSQAVAQPATTAKSHLHQSPGQTWTNKEHHLSDKQFVFKEPQQVVRTAPEPRVIDKEGVYEISRSPTGISRVRLYPGFVDLREADWVLEQLCQEVPWEQRTGIREDVTYQQPRLTAWYGELPYTYSRITMEPNPHWHPVLRTLKNQIEENTGHTFNSLLCSLYRNEKDSVDWHSDDEPSLGRCPVIASLSFGATRTFEMRKKPPPAISKFCTERRGLED from the exons ATGGAGGACAAAAGACGGCGAGCCCGCGTGCAGGGAGCCTGGGCTGGCTCAGCCAAGAGCCAGGCCGTGGCTCAGCCAG CTACCACTGCTAAGAGCCATCTCCACCAGAGCCCTGGTCAGACCTGGACGAACAAGGAGCATCATCTGTCAGACAAACAATTTGTATTCAAAGAACCTCAGCAG GTGGTGCGCACAGCCCCAGAGCCGCGAGTGATTGA caAAGAGGGTGTATATGAAATCAGCCGGTCACCCACAGGCATATCTAG GGTGCGTTTGTATCCTGGCTTTGTTGACTTGAGAGAAGCCGACTGGGTATTGGAgcagctttgtcaggaagttCCCTGGGAACAGAGGACCGGCATCAGAGAGG atGTAACTTACCAGCAACCAAGACTCACAGCATGGTATGGAGAACTTCCTTACACTTACTCCAGAATCACTATGGAACCAAATCCTCAC TGGCACCCTGTGCTGCGCACACTTAAGAACCAAATTGAGGAGAACACGGGCCACACCTTCAACTCCTTGCTCTGCAGCCTGTACCGCAACGAGAAGGACAGTGTGGACTGGCACAGCGATGACGAACCCTCGCTGGGGAGGTGCCCGGTCATTGCTTCTCTCAGTTTTGGTGCCACACGCACTTTTGAGATGAGAAAGAAGCCCCCGCCA